The sequence below is a genomic window from Ailuropoda melanoleuca isolate Jingjing unplaced genomic scaffold, ASM200744v2 unplaced-scaffold71186, whole genome shotgun sequence.
AAAAAAAAGAGGCCAGGGAACTGGCGAGAAGCCACTCCAGCCGTTAGGAAAACATCTTAGGTCCAAAAAGACAGAAAGCCCCTCTGCCTTCCAGCCACTGTCTCTAACACGGCAGCCTACTCTCTCCTTCCTTGGAGCCTTTGTAGCTGAGTCTCTCATGCCTACTCTGAGCCAGCTCGGGGACCACAAATGGCTTGCCCTGGGGAGGCAGCCCACACAGGCCTGTCCCCTGCCATAAATGTGAAGAGGACTCTGAGAGGCAGGGCCATGTGCTGAGGTGGCTTGGGGCCGGGGGGCCTCCTTTAGCGGGCACTGAAGCCACTGTCCCAGGAAGGTGCCGTCTGACTAGACCTTCACCGAGGGAAATGCCTTTCCAGGTGAAGGGACAGGTGAGCTGAGGCTGAGGcactgagggaggagagaggtgcAGACACGCATGCTGACAGCAGGGAGGGGACTAGCTTGACAGGGAccctgggtggggacaggagcAGTGGAGCGAAAATTATTGCTGAGACCTAGGTCCTGAGACTGCTGGAGGAGCCTGGGCTGCGTCTTGTGCTGAAGGTTCGAGGCAGGAAGCCAACCCAgggacagtggggaggggggccgAGCAGCAGTAAGCTGGAGGTAGGTGACCCGCACAGCAGGGTGCAGAGAGCGGTGTGAGATACAGGGCTCAGGATGGCATTCACCCATTCACTtgctcattaattcattcattcatttattcattccatatttACTATGTGCCTAAGTGTGTGCCAGTCTCTGTTGTAGTACTGGGCACGCGGCTgtgaacaaagcaaagcaaagcaagataaaacaaaacaaaaaacaaaacagaacgcTCATGCCCTAATGAAGCTTACTTTCTCATCGGGGGAGATAGATTACAGACAAGATAAAGAACTTTACATATTTGTGGGTGAGACTTGTGGAGAAACGGAAAGCAGGAGGGGCACGGGGCTGGCCAGAGAAACCTCTTTGCAAAGAGTGGCATGTTGTCTTAGATGGTCTTGCCTCCAGGGGCAGTTCTTCAAGaccgcccccccaacacacacacacagtcaacaGGCTGGATGCAGGACGCTGagcctccccacttccctccagaACATCTTCGCCTGGTGTGGTGGAAAGTCCAACATCCTGGAGCGCAACAAGGCGCGGGACCTGGCCCTGGCCATCCGGGACAGTGAACGGCAGGGCAAGGCCCAGGTGGAGATC
It includes:
- the LOC117800484 gene encoding macrophage-capping protein-like, with the protein product GQFFKTAPPTHTHSQQAGCRTLSLPTSLQNIFAWCGGKSNILERNKARDLALAIRDSERQGKAQVEIVTDGEEPAEMIQVLGPKPALKEGNPEEDLTADRTNAQAAALYKVGTLACPGPRQGC